The following proteins are encoded in a genomic region of Brachypodium distachyon strain Bd21 chromosome 1, Brachypodium_distachyon_v3.0, whole genome shotgun sequence:
- the LOC100842937 gene encoding uncharacterized protein LOC100842937, with translation MSAAAASCDDGKLQSFLQWLQANGTDLRGCTIRACDRNKGFGVYSTGAEVCATDGVMMVVPLDLAVTPMRVLQDPLVGPRCRALFEEGGVDDRLLVMLFLMAERLRPTSLWKPYLDMLPSTFGSSVWFSDDELAELEGTTLHRATVMQRKSLQTLFDDKVKGLVEELLRVDESGSSSEVQFEDFLWANSIFWTRALNIPLPHSYVFPGSVNEQQTRTGEVLGDSSITIQQETDITAKSNSGDENSESRNMESIWVEGLVPGIDFCNHNVKALATWEVDSVGDTTGVPASMYLMLAQAGNSSVEAGTEILINYGNKGNEELLYLYGFVVDNNPDDYLMVHYPVEALRQVKSADIKMKLIEMQKAELRCLLPRSLLDNGFFGNSTNSVEADDDKRNANHFSSYSWSGQRKVPSYLNKIIFPQEFLSSLRTISMQEYELEQVASLLEEVGSSEDSELSDAEVRSATWEVCGDHGALGLLVDLLKVKMAELEEGTGTEASDSQLLDNFDSTDPEDSLSGSDVNKTKSKINTRSCIVYRRGQKQLTALFLREAEHLLELSSDEQA, from the exons atgtccgccgccgccgcctcgtgcgACGATGGGAAGCTCCAGTCCTTCCTGCAATGGCTCCAG GCCAACGGCACCGACCTCCGCGGCTGCACGATCCGCGCCTGCGACCGCAACAAGGGCTTCGGCGTCTACTCCACCGGCGCCGAGGTTTGCGCCACCGACG GGGTGATGATGGTGGTGCCGCTCGACCTCGCCGTCACCCCGATGCGGGTGCTGCAGGACCCCCTCGTCGGGCCCCGGTGCCGCGCGCTCTTcgaggaaggcggcgtcgACGACCGCCTCCTCGTCATGCTCTTCCTCATGGCCGAGCGACTCCGCCCTACCTCCCTCTGGAAACC GTATTTGGACATGCTTCCGAGCACCTTCGGGAGCTCCGTTTGGTTCAGCGACGATGAACTTGCCGAATTGGAAGGGACGACGCTGCACCGTGCTACTGTCATGCAG AGGAAGTCACTACAAACATTATTCGATGATAAGGTGAAAGGTCTGGTCGAGGAGCTTCTACGTGTCGATGAGTCAGGAAG CTCAAGTGAAGTGCAGTTTGAGGATTTCCTTTG GGCTAACTCAATTTTCTGGACTCGAGCGCTGAATATCCCATTGCCTCATTCTTACGTTTTTCCGGGTTCAGTCAATGAACAACAGACCAGAACTGGGGAAGTTTTGGGTGATTCTAGTATCACTATCCAACAG GAAACCGACATTACTGCAAAGAGTAATAGTGGTGATGAAAATTCGGAGTCACGTAACATGGAGTCAATTTGGGTAGAGGGCCTTGTGCCAGGAATCGATTTCTGTAATCATA ATGTAAAGGCTCTGGCGACATGGGAAGTTGATTCGGTGGGAGATACAACAGGAGTTCCTGCTTCAATGTACCTCATGCTTG CACAAGCTGGTAACAGCTCTGTTGAGGCTGGGACAGAAATTCTCATAAACTATGGCAACAAAGGAAATGAG GAGCTCCTGTACCTATATGGATTTGTGGTTGACAATAATCCAGATGATTATCTCATG GTTCATTATCCAGTAGAAGCTCTTAGACAGGTCAAATCTGCTGACATTAAGATGAAGCTTATTGAGATGCAG AAGGCTGAACTGAGATGTCTTCTACCTAGAAGTTTGCTTGATAATGGATTTTTTGGTAACAGCACCAATTCTGTTGAAGCTGATGATGACAAGAGAAATGCTAATCATTTTTCTAGTTACAGTTGGAGTGGTCAACGCAAAGTTCCATCATATCTCAATAAAATTATTTTCCCTCAAGAATTTTTAAGTAGTCTTCGCACGATTTCCATGCAAGAATATGAGCTTGAACAGGTTGCTTCATTGCTTGAAGAG GTTGGATCTAGTGAGGATAGTGAACTATCTGATGCAGAGGTCCGAAGTGCTACATGGGAGGTCTGCGGTGATCATGGAGCACTAGGACTGCTTGTGGATCTTCTAAAAGTGAA AATGGCTGAACTTGAAGAAGGTACTGGAACAGAAGCATCTGATAGCCAGCTGCTCGACAACTTTGATTCCACTGATCCGGAAGACTCCTTGAG TGGAAGCGATGTGAACAAAACCAAGTCAAAAATCAACACCCGGTCATGTATAGTCTACCGAAGAGGGCAAAAGCAGCTTACAGCGTTGTTCCTTAGGGAGGCAGAACATCTTCTGGAGCTATCTTCAGATGAACAGGCCTAA
- the LOC112269792 gene encoding calcium-dependent protein kinase 34, producing MLRAARGIFADVAGDLAEGLVPVWELLAMAAGGGCGGGCEEEEEAKYNSYKAPGLRGAILEAAHVSCLGDRYALGDQLGWGQFGVIRSCSDLVTGEALACKSIAKDRLASPDDVRGVKLEIEVMARLSGHPNVVDLKAVYEDEDSVHLVMELCAGGELFHRLEERGCFPEHEAALLFRHLMEVVAHCHSKGIVHRDLKPENILLVSKSPSSAIKLADFGLATYTQPGRSLSGTVGSPFYIAPEVLSGGYTEAADVWSSGVILYILLSGIPPFWGKTKSKIFECIRSTELRFPSVPWNKVSGSAKELIAGMLRRDPRQRLTAEQVLEHSWIQEHSDESRDSCGHCHEISLRREDPGACSFSMPLVPHSRDVSFNTGGPVTCQSLLENPCSPTFACRSSFSAFSAADAPAPSCAASGFSFSSDPESEKDAVFPSPVVSMPSFSFFCAPGSEEPDQSPSGNNSSGEKKVPSDDATTAAGLAATSSQDTRTAEPTSSLGAARRGNPSTSLSRLVVGGRRNHTFGASEREHLEAAVSESVIRWASCTHLPTAHSLRASLVC from the exons ATGCTTAGGGCGGCGAGGGGGATATTCGCCGACGTCGCCGGAGATTTAGCGGAGGGCCTCGTCCCCGTGTGGGAGCTCCTGGCAATGGCCGCCggtggcggctgcggcggcggctgcgaagaagaagaagaagccaagtACAACTCGTACAAGGCGCCGGGGCTGCGAGGCGCCATACTGGAGGCGGCGCACGTCTCGTGCCTCGGGGACCGCTATGCGCTGGGGGACCAGCTCGGTTGGGGCCAGTTCGGCGTCATCCGGTCCTGCTCCGACTTGGTCaccggcgaggcgctggcctGCAAGTCCATCGCCAAGGACCGCCTCGCGTCCCCCGACGACGTGCGCGGGGTCAAGCTCGAGATCGAGGTCATGGCGCGCCTCTCGGGCCACCCGAACGTCGTTGACCTCAAGGCGGTGTACGAGGACGAAGACTCCGTGCACCTCGTCATGGAACTCTGCGCCGGCGGGGAGCTCTTCCACCGCCTCGAGGAGCGCGGCTGCTTCCCAGAACATGAGGCCGCATTGCTCTTCAGGCACCTCATGGAGGTTGTGGCACATTGTCATAGCAAAGGGATAGTTCACCGGGACCtcaagccggagaacatcCTCCTTGTCAGTAAATCGCCGTCCTCGGCAATCAAACTCGCGGACTTTGGCCTCGCCACCTATACCCAGCCTG GCCGAAGCTTGAGCGGCACGGTAGGAAGTCCGTTTTACATTGCACCGGAGGTGCTCTCTGGTGGGTACACTGAGGCTGCCGATGTGTGGAGCTCTGGGGTTATACTGTACATCCTCTTGAGCGGCATCCCGCCATTCTGGGGGAAAACAAAGTCCAAGATATTCGAGTGTATCAGGTCGACAGAGCTGCGGTTCCCTTCAGTTCCCTGGAATAAGGTCTCTGGTTCAGCCAAGGAGCTGATCGCCGGGATGCTGCGGCGTGATCCTAGACAAAGGCTCACAGCCGAGCAAGTTCTAG AGCATTCCTGGATACAAGAACACTCGGACGAGTCGCGAGATTCCTGCGGCCATTGCCACGAGATCAGCCTCAGGAGGGAGGATCCCGGGGCGTGCTCGTTCTCCATGCCGCTGGTGCCACACAGCCGCGATGTGAGCTTCAACACAGGTGGCCCAGTCACCTGCCAGAGCCTGTTGGAAAACCCCTGCTCTCCCACATTCGCCTGCAGGTCATCCTTCTCTGCATTCTCCGCTGCTGATGCTCCAGCTCCATCTTGTGCGGCTTCAGGATTCTCATTCAGCAGCGACCCTGAGTCGGAGAAGGACGCCGTCTTCCCGTCGCCCGTGGTGTCGATGCCGAGCTTTTCATTCTTCTGTGCTCCAGGATCCGAAGAGCCTGACCAATCACCGTCAGGAAACAACAGCTCGGGCGAGAAGAAGGTTCCTTCTGACGATGCCACCACCGCGGCAGGTCTTGCTGCCACATCCTCACAAGATACAAGGACTGCAGAGCCTACCAGCTCTCTaggggcggcgaggagggggaACCCTTCGACGTCGTTGTCCCGGCTGGTTGTCGGGGGCAGGAGGAACCACACCTTCGGCGCCAGCGAGCGGGAGCACCTAGAGGCGGCGGTGTCCGAGTCAGTGATTCGCTGGGCATCGTGCACCCACCTGCCCACTGCGCACTCTCTCCGGGCCTCGCTCGTCTGCTAG
- the LOC100821534 gene encoding nuclear speckle RNA-binding protein A, whose protein sequence is MADAYWRYNADPRQLQQQQQQQMLPPSARAPNAAAPAAAGQQPLKRPRPAEYSDVPGSSEMAGYYPRDEERAGYAAAAAAAAARDTQALNASYERYLRTGQIQSHGAGPAGGSIRPAAGANAGYQLDDRVAIGGVEGRNVGFGTGMPEPPLPPDASNTLFIEGIPNDCERREVSHIFRPFVGFKEVRLVTKEPRHPGGDPIVLCFVDFTNAAQAAVAMEALQGYKFDEHDRTSPHLRLQFARFTGPRGQSGPGGGGGRIRR, encoded by the exons ATGGCGGATGCCTACTGGAGGTACAACGCCGACCCGcgccagctgcagcagcagcagcagcagcagatgctGCCTCCCTCCGCCAGGGCCCCGAACGCGGCAGCCCCGGCAGCCGCAGGGCAGCAGCCCCTCAAGCGGCCCCGCCCCGCCGAATACTCCG ATGTACCTGGTTCTTCTGAGATGGCTGGCTATTACCCTCGTGATGAAGAAAGGGCAGgatatgctgctgctgccgccgctgctgctgcaagagATACGCAGGCTCTGAATGCTTCATATGAACGTTATCTACGCACTGGG CAAATTCAATCCCATGGTGCTGGCCCTGCCGGTGGATCTATTAGGCCTGCTGCAGGAGCTAATGCTGGCTACCAACTTGATGATCGTGTGGCTATTGGGGGTGTGGAAGGCAGGAATGTTGGTTTTGGTACTGGAATGCCAGAGCCTCCCCTTCCCCCAGATGCCTCAAACACGTTATTCATCGAAGGCATCCCTAATGATTGCGAACGACGAGAAGTTTCCC ATATCTTCCGGCCGTTTGTTGGTTTCAAGGAGGTGAGGCTTGTAACCAAAGAACCAAGACAT CCTGGTGGCGATCCGATTGTCCTCTGTTTTGTTGATTTCACTAATGCCGCTCAAGCAGCTGTTGCCATGGAAGCTTTGCAAG GATATAAGTTTGATGAACACGATCGCACTTCACCTCATTTGCGGTTGCAGTTTGCTCGTTTTACGGGTCCACGGGGGCAATCAGgacctggtggtggtggtggtcgtaTCAGGCGTTAA
- the LOC104581653 gene encoding uncharacterized protein LOC104581653: MSLPRLNRQSLHLVLGAGRDRYALTSMDISRLFYPSCEEAKAAETKPEDGSFLGGRIGSLPEPRIYFSPVRSPFAVIPSSDRWKDTFSLLGKSKVLCSDASGSVAMYNTESHSLMSLPELNSPKGRRYIAVSIPRTAAHARADFEIHPDVDSAMFGDKIFGDHTNSLYMMNMVPGEACSFEVLAYYPKSHWCWRPLPAPPFLSDPNYRPPDSITFAFGRWHQNLCII; the protein is encoded by the coding sequence ATGAGTTTGCCAAGATTGAACCGCCAGTCTCTGCATCTGGTGCTAGGCGCTGGCCGTGACCGATATGCACTGACCAGCATGGACATCTCAAGGCTGTTCTACCCATCATGCGAAGAAGCGAAGGCAGCAGAGACAAAACCTGAGGATGGCAGCTTCCTAGGAGGAAGGATAGGGAGCTTACCTGAGCCGAGAATATACTTCTCACCAGTCAGGTCGCCTTTTGCTGTGATTCCTTCTTCTGACAGATGGAAGGATACGTTTTCACTCTTGGGCAAGAGCAAGGTCCTCTGCTCCGATGCTAGTGGCTCTGTCGCCATGTACAACACCGAGTCACACTCCTTGATGAGCTTGCCTGAGCTGAACTCGCCCAAGGGACGCAGATACATTGCTGTCTCCATCCCCCGTACTGCTGCCCACGCCAGGGCTGACTTCGAGATTCACCCAGATGTGGACTCTGCTATGTTTGGTGACAAAATCTTTGGTGACCACACCAACAGCCTTTACATGATGAACATGGTTCCTGGCGAAGCGTGCAGCTTTGAGGTGCTCGCGTACTACCCTAAGAGTCATTGGTGTTGGCGCCCTCTGCCTGCACCACCATTCCTCAGCGACCCAAATTACAGGCCCCCAGACAGCATTACCTTCGCCTTTGGTCGGTGGCACCAGAATCTGTGTATCATCTGA
- the LOC104581652 gene encoding uncharacterized protein LOC104581652 — translation MSCQKLSRQYLHMVSSAGRGLYALSHLDVSRLFYTSKEEARAAHTQDKKNGSNMLGGIGSTGRLPEPSVHYEPFTMAISYPDRSRDVFALFGKSNIFYSDSVGHSSIYYTESQCFVGLPSLNSPKGPKRIAVSIPRTEAHARSDFEVDPDFDSDLFTNKRQGNHMNSLYVMDMDPYNKCSFEVLTYYPLSRWHWRQLPRPAFFGDTKYRARDNVPFAVVDGTEICMSFETATYYFDTVEFEWSKAGDWVLPFGAKAEYIPEFGLWLGFSAHKPYNLCSVNLSGVTIGSCDTQPLAQYVGQHVDLPGDCSLKNLSLVNIGSGRFCIAKFFNRIHDRQPSGGGLDWCGAAH, via the coding sequence ATGAGTTGCCAGAAGTTGAGCCGTCAGTATCTGCATATGGTGTCAAGTGCCGGGCGTGGCTTGTATGCTCTGAGCCACCTGGACGTTTCGAGGTTGTTCTACACATCAAAGGAAGAAGCCAGAGCAGCACATACACAAGACAAGAAGAATGGCAGCAATATGCTAGGAGGGATCGGGAGCActgggaggttgccggagccTAGTGTCCACTATGAACCATTCACTATGGCTATATCTTATCCTGACAGATCGAGGGATGTCTTCGCACTCTTCGGCAAGAGCAACATCTTCTACTCTGACTCGGTTGGCCACAGCAGCATCTACTACACTGAGTCACAATGCTTTGTGGGCTTGCCGAGCTTGAACTCGCCAAAGGGACCCAAACGAATCGCTGTCAGCATCCCACGCACTGAAGCCCACGCCAGGTCAGACTTTGAGGTCGACCCTGATTTTGATTCTGATCTCTTCACTAATAAACGCCAAGGCAACCACATGAACAGCCTCTATGTCATGGACATGGACCCTTACAACAAATGCAGCTTCGAGGTGCTCACCTACTACCCTCTCAGTCGCTGGCATTGGCGCCAGCTCCCACGACCGGCATTCTTTGGCGACACTAAGTACAGGGCCCGTGACAATGTGCCATTTGCGGTGGTTGATGGCACTGAAATCTGTATGTCATTTGAAACTGCCACCTACTACTTTGACACAGTGGAATTTGAATGGAGCAAAGCAGGTGATTGGGTGCTGCCCTTCGGTGCCAAAGCTGAGTACATCCCTGAGTTTGGCCTGTGGCTTGGCTTTTCTGCTCACAAACCCTACAACCTCTGTTCCGTGAATCTCTCCGGTGTCACCATAGGCTCTTGTGACACACAGCCGCTGGCACAGTATGTTGGGCAACATGTTGACTTGCCAGGGGACTGCTCGCTGAAAAATCTATCTCTGGTGAACATTGGCTCAGGTAGGTTTTGCATTGCCAAGTTCTTCAATCGTATCCATGACAGACAACCGTCAGGTGGTGGTCTTGACTGGTGTGGAGCTGCACACTGA